In Necator americanus strain Aroian chromosome IV, whole genome shotgun sequence, the following proteins share a genomic window:
- a CDS encoding hypothetical protein (NECATOR_CHRIV.G17177.T1): MPTLITGVLSNKPSEFGRWRGILAEPFVAMKMKIRVKIMDQTDHPFEVDDQILLSEFRLQVAERLNIPPERQRMIFAGHVLKAEDNTLAACGLQDGHVVHLVERPADMPFPPSEGETSATRDHDNDHNHHHRPVRFLQNMFGPQTNERERVTYVIPFERSGILEENSRIEELVRSAIERIPYLTDDQRSRFNMHWDSNNTLHLALPSQRNPHIASPALERIALIETFLEQIAHFHTVAEEPGGLADRIDEFLEGSHIYDRENTTVMNDQLRSIAVTLEREVLSRSRLIDALSNEETDLNESDEHEARFQRAEESEGNPGYVMRHALASDLVDILRRLQAEHEALRSHFLRFDRILSSLILYDIDDEEHSDTDYRANFFTVYMEHLQRTVHRFSHAWHLASDLSVYLHTPMPRRLLPNYQQFRLLPPTEGQIILEFRPPQGGTQGQATTNEPSARFLDMPPPGVDVAELTNQEVRIMGLNPTVRRMQQMGIAVPVPIPPVGQVNVQAGGPSGPPRIAQRRFMPLQRNSPLQVAFRQATGTLPGFASASSSGSHSEPPRVEQTTTRTSQNVRNCLPSSANRPFTRSLSDVGSSSSVSPVVSLERDLLDALEQALPSGESNNPYERIMRRLLQLANDRSQNASNVLQSASVRQAFSRVTFNPEPASLPSSTGTNTQEDIPNQQGQVPRLGTLARGVITQSSGEMPFVSEVLSNIMRNNGITGGIPPQVDVYVEYGSGDQNPGMPAIPPQMLNMPMNGAPAEPPVGRQPTAVGYHVEVHQFDVFTNPPEQNSQNPVQNGLPPSSTASSSTPANGSISMSTTRPPIRSGYAQNRQRHPTGFPFLMGNMGFPTDLHVTAPRQEVVNVDPFLSCSSRFTDVQRVLRNNNPSVTTQLSPYRQFMRNMNAAPANSDRRFTPIDGYERVMLGLNASMDVLMSDENNFESFLHLAIRSALSLMVHADQDRNSQNARGTSPHVFSMGQSMQLPGGGELVQVSTPILVHAEVEHHVDTNQEDTTSNRPAENGTQDASEDTPVQPRFDFIPHDAEGRNILTEMANAMTAGLDTRISTILDASHAPASMLRPGNGAGVLAHLEALLLSFATLGDLANVININMTPLEQHRSRFRSHVIENQLNGNSTPSEEDLLSASERLAALRSSISSVICSAGGALEREWNGRQMNISETIRNVEIATIQQLLRALLDRNISDAEFSHRIQNCLRDYVRQLVALGNHCFVDADETAYVRILYEILMRADVESNDANLTALLHLRNSIFPRVAAFLREQGRFPNLDEIPSRLLAWAIMNDGAVNDEATNRCVQSTAQRSLPYDQSINGAREDQDFDELAPSTSRGSCDMFGATYLPGRDPLTGAHLQDYDGDWRRSFPDWLEIIERDSLSAQTNPRQHRNHSDVYQLALPEHMRRQVVSGNTSERDVLVSALQESLNNALRGNTPPVTDELVNSPAAMEAINELLGVAIQHRLEDDPDYDPSRYPETARKFERKP, translated from the exons AGTTTGGACGTTGGAGAGGAATATTAGCAGAGCCGTTCGTAGCAATGAAGATGAAAATACGCGTTAAAATAATGGACCAAACGGACCATCCCTTCGAAGTTGACGATCAG ATCCTGTTATCCGAGTTTCGTCTCCAAGTTGCTGAACGACTTAATATTCCTCCGGAAAGACAGCGCATGATATTTGCT GGTCATGTACTCAAAGCAGAGGACAACACTTTGGCAGCTTGCGGCTTGCAAGACGGTCATGTGGTTCATCTTGTCGAACGTCCAGCTGATAT GCCCTTTCCTCCAAGTGAAGGAGAAACAAGCGCAACCCGTGATCATGACAATGATCACAACCATCATCATCGACCTGttcgatttcttcaaaatatgttTGGTCCGCAAACGAACGAACGAGAACGTGTCACCTATGTGATTCCTTTCGAGCGAAGTGGCATCCTAGAAGAGAATTCGCGTATAGAG GAACTTGTTCGGTCCGCAATCGAAAGAATACCTTATCTAACCGATGATCAGCGAAGCAGATTTAACATGCATTGGGATTCAAATAACACCTTACACCTAGCACTTCCAAGTCAACG GAACCCTCATATCGCTTCTCCGGCTCTGGAGCGAATCGCTTTGATAGAGACTTTCTTAGAACAAATTGCACATTTTCACACTGTTGCAGAG GAACCGGGTGGATTAGCTGATAGGATTGATGAGTTCCTAGAAGGATCACACATATACGACCGGGAAAATACAACTGTTATGAACGATCAGCTGCGGAGTATTGCAGTCACCCTCGAGCGAGAGGTGCTGAGTCGTTCTCGTCTCA TAGATGCGCTGAGTAACGAGGAAACAGACCTCAATGAATCCGATGAACATGAAGCTCGGTTTCAGCGTGCCGAAGAGTCGGAAGGAAATCCTGGATATGTGATGAg GCATGCACTCGCCTCGGACCTGGTAGATATATTGCGGCGTCTACAAGCCGAACATGAAGCTCTGAGATCCCACTTTCTTCGCTTCGATAGAATTCTAAGCTCGCTTATACTCTACGATATTGACGACGAAGAG CACAGTGACACCGACTACCGCGCTAACTTTTTCACTGTCTACATGGAACATCTGCAAAGGACTGTACACCGTTTTTCTCATGCATGGCACCTTGCAAGCGATCTGAGTGTTTACCTGCACACCCCGATGCCAAGGCGGTTACTGCCGAACTACCAACAATTTCGGCTATTGCCACCCACAGAG GGTCAGATAATATTGGAATTCCGTCCTCCACAAGGCGGAACACAAGGCCAAGCCACAACTAATGAACCTTCAGCTAGGTTCCTGGATATGCCACCACCTG GTGTTGACGTTGCAGAACTTACTAATCAAGAAGTTCGCATAATGGGACTTAATCCAACCG ttcggAGGATGCAACAAATGGGCATAGCTGTTCCTGTGCCCATCCCACCTGTTGGGCAGGTCAATGTCCAAGCGGGAGGACCATCGGGCCCACCTCGTATCGCCCAGCGCCGGTTCATGCCTTTGCAGAGAAATAGTCCTCTTCAAGTTGCTTTCCGCCAGGCAACTG GAACATTGCCTGGATTCGCCTCTGCATCGTCTTCTGGATCTCATTCTGAG CCTCCACGTGTTGAACAGACAACTACAAGGACCAGTCAGAATGTACGGAATTGTCTGCCATCAAGTGCTAATCGTCCCTTTACCCGAAGCCTTAGTGATGTCGGCTCTTCGTCGAG TGTTTCACCGGTAGTGTCGTTGGAAAGAGACCTTTTGGATGCGTTAGAGCAGGCTCTTCCTT CTGGAGAATCCAATAATCCATACGAACGTATAATGAGGAGATTGCTACAGCTTGCCAATGATCGTAGCCAAAACGCTTCAAATGTTCTTCAAAGTGCTTCAGTGCGACAG GCTTTTAGCCGCGTTACATTTAATCCCGAACCTGCAAGTCTCCCGTCTTCTACTGGCACTAATACGCAAGAGGACATCCCCAACCAGCAAGGACAAGTTCCCAGACTGGGGACTCTAGCTAGGGGTGTTATTACGCAGTCAAGCGGAGAGATGCCATTCGTGTCG GAAGTTCTCTCTAACATTATGAGGAACAACGGTATCACCGGCGGCATACCTCCACAAGTTGACGTTTACGTAGAATATGGg AGCGGTGATCAAAACCCAGGTATGCCAGCGATTCCACCACAGATGCTAAATATGCCTATGAATGGAGCTCCTGCTGAGCCTCCTGTGGG AAGGCAACCTACTGCTGTTGGTTATCATGTTGAAGTCCACCAATTCGATGTTTTTACGAATCCTCCTGAgcaaaattctcaaaatccTGTTCAAAATGGTCTTCCACCTAGCAGTACAGCTTCATCCTCAACACCAGCTAATGGTAGCATTTCAATGAGTACAACAAGACCTCCCATTAGAAGTGGTTATGCGCAGAACAGGCAGCGACATCCGACAG GTTTCCCGTTTCTTATGGGTAATATGGGTTTCCCTACCGATCTACACGTTACTGCTCCTCGCCAAGAG GTTGTTAATGTTGATCCATTCTTGTCGTGCAGCAGCCGTTTCACTGACGTACAACGTGTTTTGCGGAACAACAATCCAAGTGTTACCACACAGTTGTCGCCATATCGTCAGTTTATGAGA AACATGAACGCAGCTCCAGCCAATTCAGATCGACGATTCACGCCTATCGATGGCTACGAGCGTGTAATG CTCGGACTCAATGCGTCTATGGATGTTCTCATGTCTgatgaaaacaattttgaaagcTTCTTACACTTAGCTATTCGATCTGCGCTTAGCCTGATGGTTCATGCCGATCAGGACAGGAATTCTC AAAATGCTCGTGGAACTTCTCCCCATGTGTTTTCTATGGGTCAGTCGATGCAG TTACCTGGGGGTGGGGAGCTTGTCCAAGTGTCTACTCCAATTCTTGTTCACGCTGAAGTTGAACATCATGTTGACACAAATCAGGAAGATACAACTTCCAATCGTCCTGCTGAGAATGGTACTCAGGACGCTTCTGAAG ATACTCCTGTTCAACCGCGATTTGACTTCATTCCTCATGACGCAGAAGGGCGGAACATCTTGACTGAA ATGGCGAACGCAATGACAGCTGGGCTTGATACAAGGATATCCACAATACTGGATGCGTCACATGCTCCTGCATCGATGCTCAGACCCGGAAATG GTGCTGGGGTTCTTGCTCATCTTGAAGCCTTGTTGCTGAGTTTTGCCACTCTTGGAGATCTTGCGAATGTTATCAACATAAACATGACACCGCTAGAGCAGCACCGCTCTCGGTTTCGTTCCCATGTCATAGAGAACCAGTTGAACGGCAATTCGACTCCGTCTGAAGAAG ATTTATTGTCTGCGTCGGAACGCCTGGCCGCACTCCGTTCCTCGATATCATCTGTGATTTGCTCAGCCGGTGGAGCGTTAGAGCGCGAGTGGAATGGGAGACAAATGAATATATCGGAAACAATCCGAAACGTGGAGATTGCTACCATCCAACAGTTGTTACGCGCATTACTAGACAGAAACA TTTCGGATGCCGAGTTCAGCCACCGTATACAGAATTGCTTGAGAGATTACGTTCGTCAGCTCGTTGCGCTTGGTAACCATTGTTTCGTGGATGCGGACGAAACGGCGTACGTACGAATATTGTATGAAATATTG aTGAGAGCTGACGTGGAGAGCAATGACGCCAATTTGACAGCTCTACTGCATTTACGTAATTCTATATTTCCACGAGTTGCAGCCTTTTTACGTGAACAAG GACGGTTTCCAAACCTCGATGAAATTCCATCTCGTCTTCTTGCTTGGGCGATTATGAATGATGGAGCAGTGAACGATGAAGCCACGAACAGATGCGTGCAGTCGACAGCGCAGCGGAGTCTGCCGTATGACCAGAGCATTAATGGAGCAAGAGAAGATCAGGATTTTGATGAG CTTGCACCATCTACGTCTCGTGGATCCTGTGATATGTTTGGTGCTACATATTTACCGGGAAGGGATCCACTGACTGGTGCACATCTTCAAGATTACGACGGCGATTGGCGACGATCATTCCCT GATTGGCTCGAGATAATTGAAAGAGACTCTTTGTCTGCACAGACCAATCCACGTCAACATCGGAATCACAGTGATGTCTACCAACTTGCGCTTCCGGAACATATGAGAAGA CAAGTTGTGTCTGGAAATACATCTGAGCGGGACGTGCTGGTATCGGCGCTACAGGAGTCTCTTAACAACGCCCTTCGAGGAAATACCCCG cCTGTCACTGATGAACTTGTGAATTCTCCTGCTGCAATGGAGGCGATCAATGAATTACTTGGTGTTGCTATACAGCATCGGCTTGAAGATGACCCCGATTATGACCCGAGTCGATATCCTGAAACTGCTagaaaattcgaaagaaaGCCATAA
- a CDS encoding hypothetical protein (NECATOR_CHRIV.G17177.T3) — protein sequence MKMKIRVKIMDQTDHPFEVDDQILLSEFRLQVAERLNIPPERQRMIFAGHVLKAEDNTLAACGLQDGHVVHLVERPADMPFPPSEGETSATRDHDNDHNHHHRPVRFLQNMFGPQTNERERVTYVIPFERSGILEENSRIEELVRSAIERIPYLTDDQRSRFNMHWDSNNTLHLALPSQRNPHIASPALERIALIETFLEQIAHFHTVAEEPGGLADRIDEFLEGSHIYDRENTTVMNDQLRSIAVTLEREVLSRSRLIDALSNEETDLNESDEHEARFQRAEESEGNPGYVMRHALASDLVDILRRLQAEHEALRSHFLRFDRILSSLILYDIDDEEHSDTDYRANFFTVYMEHLQRTVHRFSHAWHLASDLSVYLHTPMPRRLLPNYQQFRLLPPTEGQIILEFRPPQGGTQGQATTNEPSARFLDMPPPGVDVAELTNQEVRIMGLNPTVRRMQQMGIAVPVPIPPVGQVNVQAGGPSGPPRIAQRRFMPLQRNSPLQVAFRQATGTLPGFASASSSGSHSEPPRVEQTTTRTSQNVRNCLPSSANRPFTRSLSDVGSSSSVSPVVSLERDLLDALEQALPSGESNNPYERIMRRLLQLANDRSQNASNVLQSASVRQAFSRVTFNPEPASLPSSTGTNTQEDIPNQQGQVPRLGTLARGVITQSSGEMPFVSEVLSNIMRNNGITGGIPPQVDVYVEYGSGDQNPGMPAIPPQMLNMPMNGAPAEPPVGRQPTAVGYHVEVHQFDVFTNPPEQNSQNPVQNGLPPSSTASSSTPANGSISMSTTRPPIRSGYAQNRQRHPTGFPFLMGNMGFPTDLHVTAPRQEVVNVDPFLSCSSRFTDVQRVLRNNNPSVTTQLSPYRQFMRNMNAAPANSDRRFTPIDGYERVMLGLNASMDVLMSDENNFESFLHLAIRSALSLMVHADQDRNSQNARGTSPHVFSMGQSMQLPGGGELVQVSTPILVHAEVEHHVDTNQEDTTSNRPAENGTQDASEDTPVQPRFDFIPHDAEGRNILTEMANAMTAGLDTRISTILDASHAPASMLRPGNGAGVLAHLEALLLSFATLGDLANVININMTPLEQHRSRFRSHVIENQLNGNSTPSEEDLLSASERLAALRSSISSVICSAGGALEREWNGRQMNISETIRNVEIATIQQLLRALLDRNISDAEFSHRIQNCLRDYVRQLVALGNHCFVDADETAYVRILYEILMRADVESNDANLTALLHLRNSIFPRVAAFLREQGRFPNLDEIPSRLLAWAIMNDGAVNDEATNRCVQSTAQRSLPYDQSINGAREDQDFDETQNRGASSNGPTPAKKRKVDDADVHSDDKDLAPSTSRGSCDMFGATYLPGRDPLTGAHLQDYDGDWRRSFPDWLEIIERDSLSAQTNPRQHRNHSDVYQLALPEHMRRQVVSGNTSERDVLVSALQESLNNALRGNTPPVTDELVNSPAAMEAINELLGVAIQHRLEDDPDYDPSRYPETARKFERKP from the exons ATGAAGATGAAAATACGCGTTAAAATAATGGACCAAACGGACCATCCCTTCGAAGTTGACGATCAG ATCCTGTTATCCGAGTTTCGTCTCCAAGTTGCTGAACGACTTAATATTCCTCCGGAAAGACAGCGCATGATATTTGCT GGTCATGTACTCAAAGCAGAGGACAACACTTTGGCAGCTTGCGGCTTGCAAGACGGTCATGTGGTTCATCTTGTCGAACGTCCAGCTGATAT GCCCTTTCCTCCAAGTGAAGGAGAAACAAGCGCAACCCGTGATCATGACAATGATCACAACCATCATCATCGACCTGttcgatttcttcaaaatatgttTGGTCCGCAAACGAACGAACGAGAACGTGTCACCTATGTGATTCCTTTCGAGCGAAGTGGCATCCTAGAAGAGAATTCGCGTATAGAG GAACTTGTTCGGTCCGCAATCGAAAGAATACCTTATCTAACCGATGATCAGCGAAGCAGATTTAACATGCATTGGGATTCAAATAACACCTTACACCTAGCACTTCCAAGTCAACG GAACCCTCATATCGCTTCTCCGGCTCTGGAGCGAATCGCTTTGATAGAGACTTTCTTAGAACAAATTGCACATTTTCACACTGTTGCAGAG GAACCGGGTGGATTAGCTGATAGGATTGATGAGTTCCTAGAAGGATCACACATATACGACCGGGAAAATACAACTGTTATGAACGATCAGCTGCGGAGTATTGCAGTCACCCTCGAGCGAGAGGTGCTGAGTCGTTCTCGTCTCA TAGATGCGCTGAGTAACGAGGAAACAGACCTCAATGAATCCGATGAACATGAAGCTCGGTTTCAGCGTGCCGAAGAGTCGGAAGGAAATCCTGGATATGTGATGAg GCATGCACTCGCCTCGGACCTGGTAGATATATTGCGGCGTCTACAAGCCGAACATGAAGCTCTGAGATCCCACTTTCTTCGCTTCGATAGAATTCTAAGCTCGCTTATACTCTACGATATTGACGACGAAGAG CACAGTGACACCGACTACCGCGCTAACTTTTTCACTGTCTACATGGAACATCTGCAAAGGACTGTACACCGTTTTTCTCATGCATGGCACCTTGCAAGCGATCTGAGTGTTTACCTGCACACCCCGATGCCAAGGCGGTTACTGCCGAACTACCAACAATTTCGGCTATTGCCACCCACAGAG GGTCAGATAATATTGGAATTCCGTCCTCCACAAGGCGGAACACAAGGCCAAGCCACAACTAATGAACCTTCAGCTAGGTTCCTGGATATGCCACCACCTG GTGTTGACGTTGCAGAACTTACTAATCAAGAAGTTCGCATAATGGGACTTAATCCAACCG ttcggAGGATGCAACAAATGGGCATAGCTGTTCCTGTGCCCATCCCACCTGTTGGGCAGGTCAATGTCCAAGCGGGAGGACCATCGGGCCCACCTCGTATCGCCCAGCGCCGGTTCATGCCTTTGCAGAGAAATAGTCCTCTTCAAGTTGCTTTCCGCCAGGCAACTG GAACATTGCCTGGATTCGCCTCTGCATCGTCTTCTGGATCTCATTCTGAG CCTCCACGTGTTGAACAGACAACTACAAGGACCAGTCAGAATGTACGGAATTGTCTGCCATCAAGTGCTAATCGTCCCTTTACCCGAAGCCTTAGTGATGTCGGCTCTTCGTCGAG TGTTTCACCGGTAGTGTCGTTGGAAAGAGACCTTTTGGATGCGTTAGAGCAGGCTCTTCCTT CTGGAGAATCCAATAATCCATACGAACGTATAATGAGGAGATTGCTACAGCTTGCCAATGATCGTAGCCAAAACGCTTCAAATGTTCTTCAAAGTGCTTCAGTGCGACAG GCTTTTAGCCGCGTTACATTTAATCCCGAACCTGCAAGTCTCCCGTCTTCTACTGGCACTAATACGCAAGAGGACATCCCCAACCAGCAAGGACAAGTTCCCAGACTGGGGACTCTAGCTAGGGGTGTTATTACGCAGTCAAGCGGAGAGATGCCATTCGTGTCG GAAGTTCTCTCTAACATTATGAGGAACAACGGTATCACCGGCGGCATACCTCCACAAGTTGACGTTTACGTAGAATATGGg AGCGGTGATCAAAACCCAGGTATGCCAGCGATTCCACCACAGATGCTAAATATGCCTATGAATGGAGCTCCTGCTGAGCCTCCTGTGGG AAGGCAACCTACTGCTGTTGGTTATCATGTTGAAGTCCACCAATTCGATGTTTTTACGAATCCTCCTGAgcaaaattctcaaaatccTGTTCAAAATGGTCTTCCACCTAGCAGTACAGCTTCATCCTCAACACCAGCTAATGGTAGCATTTCAATGAGTACAACAAGACCTCCCATTAGAAGTGGTTATGCGCAGAACAGGCAGCGACATCCGACAG GTTTCCCGTTTCTTATGGGTAATATGGGTTTCCCTACCGATCTACACGTTACTGCTCCTCGCCAAGAG GTTGTTAATGTTGATCCATTCTTGTCGTGCAGCAGCCGTTTCACTGACGTACAACGTGTTTTGCGGAACAACAATCCAAGTGTTACCACACAGTTGTCGCCATATCGTCAGTTTATGAGA AACATGAACGCAGCTCCAGCCAATTCAGATCGACGATTCACGCCTATCGATGGCTACGAGCGTGTAATG CTCGGACTCAATGCGTCTATGGATGTTCTCATGTCTgatgaaaacaattttgaaagcTTCTTACACTTAGCTATTCGATCTGCGCTTAGCCTGATGGTTCATGCCGATCAGGACAGGAATTCTC AAAATGCTCGTGGAACTTCTCCCCATGTGTTTTCTATGGGTCAGTCGATGCAG TTACCTGGGGGTGGGGAGCTTGTCCAAGTGTCTACTCCAATTCTTGTTCACGCTGAAGTTGAACATCATGTTGACACAAATCAGGAAGATACAACTTCCAATCGTCCTGCTGAGAATGGTACTCAGGACGCTTCTGAAG ATACTCCTGTTCAACCGCGATTTGACTTCATTCCTCATGACGCAGAAGGGCGGAACATCTTGACTGAA ATGGCGAACGCAATGACAGCTGGGCTTGATACAAGGATATCCACAATACTGGATGCGTCACATGCTCCTGCATCGATGCTCAGACCCGGAAATG GTGCTGGGGTTCTTGCTCATCTTGAAGCCTTGTTGCTGAGTTTTGCCACTCTTGGAGATCTTGCGAATGTTATCAACATAAACATGACACCGCTAGAGCAGCACCGCTCTCGGTTTCGTTCCCATGTCATAGAGAACCAGTTGAACGGCAATTCGACTCCGTCTGAAGAAG ATTTATTGTCTGCGTCGGAACGCCTGGCCGCACTCCGTTCCTCGATATCATCTGTGATTTGCTCAGCCGGTGGAGCGTTAGAGCGCGAGTGGAATGGGAGACAAATGAATATATCGGAAACAATCCGAAACGTGGAGATTGCTACCATCCAACAGTTGTTACGCGCATTACTAGACAGAAACA TTTCGGATGCCGAGTTCAGCCACCGTATACAGAATTGCTTGAGAGATTACGTTCGTCAGCTCGTTGCGCTTGGTAACCATTGTTTCGTGGATGCGGACGAAACGGCGTACGTACGAATATTGTATGAAATATTG aTGAGAGCTGACGTGGAGAGCAATGACGCCAATTTGACAGCTCTACTGCATTTACGTAATTCTATATTTCCACGAGTTGCAGCCTTTTTACGTGAACAAG GACGGTTTCCAAACCTCGATGAAATTCCATCTCGTCTTCTTGCTTGGGCGATTATGAATGATGGAGCAGTGAACGATGAAGCCACGAACAGATGCGTGCAGTCGACAGCGCAGCGGAGTCTGCCGTATGACCAGAGCATTAATGGAGCAAGAGAAGATCAGGATTTTGATGAG ACGCAAAATCGTGGTGCTTCCTCGAATGGACCGACTCCCGCCAAGAAACGAAAAGTCGACGATGCGGACGTGCATTCCGATGATAAGGAC CTTGCACCATCTACGTCTCGTGGATCCTGTGATATGTTTGGTGCTACATATTTACCGGGAAGGGATCCACTGACTGGTGCACATCTTCAAGATTACGACGGCGATTGGCGACGATCATTCCCT GATTGGCTCGAGATAATTGAAAGAGACTCTTTGTCTGCACAGACCAATCCACGTCAACATCGGAATCACAGTGATGTCTACCAACTTGCGCTTCCGGAACATATGAGAAGA CAAGTTGTGTCTGGAAATACATCTGAGCGGGACGTGCTGGTATCGGCGCTACAGGAGTCTCTTAACAACGCCCTTCGAGGAAATACCCCG cCTGTCACTGATGAACTTGTGAATTCTCCTGCTGCAATGGAGGCGATCAATGAATTACTTGGTGTTGCTATACAGCATCGGCTTGAAGATGACCCCGATTATGACCCGAGTCGATATCCTGAAACTGCTagaaaattcgaaagaaaGCCATAA